A single Cucumis melo cultivar AY chromosome 4, USDA_Cmelo_AY_1.0, whole genome shotgun sequence DNA region contains:
- the LOC103503885 gene encoding endoglucanase 10, protein MGEKSRSRGCCGWFLVLVILGLIAGAIVFAVKKKSSHSDDDPAPVPGPPGAIQKKYSDALKMALRFFDVQKSGKLVDNKISWRGDSGLKDGSEANLDLSKGMYDAGDHMKFGFPMAFTATVLSWSILEYGDQMDAVGQLDPAKDSLKWITDYLINAHPSENVLYIQVGDPEVDHACWDRPETMAEKRPLIQINASVPGTDVAAETAAAMASASLVYKKSDPSYSSKLLKHAEELFSFADENRGIYSINIPEVQTYYNSSGYGDELLWAASWLYHATQDETYLDYVAGSNGKLYAKWGSPTWFSWDDKHAATQVLLSRLNFFGSESASKSVQVYKKTAEAVMCGLIPESPTATSSRTDNGLIWVSEWNSLQHPVSSAFLASLYSDYMLTSRTAKFSCNGDSYTPADLRKFAKSQADYVLGNNPLKMSYLVGYGDKFPQYVHHRGASIPADAKTKCKDGFKWLDSTEPNPNIAYGALVGGPFLNDTYIDSRNNSMQGEPSTYNSALVVGLLSSLVTTSSAVQSFT, encoded by the exons ATGGGGGAGAAATCGAGGTCTAGAGGGTGTTGTGGATGGTTTCTTGTTTTGGTGATTCTTGGTTTGATTGCTGGTGCTATAGTATTTGCAGTCAAGAAGAAGTCGAGTCACTCTGATGATGACCCTGCTCCAGTTCCAGGACCTCCTGGTGCAATTCAGAAGAAATATTCTGATGCTCTCAAGATGGCCTTGAGGTTTTTCGATGTGCAGAAAT CTGGGAAGTTGGTAGATAATAAAATATCTTGGAGAGGGGATTCGGGGTTGAAAGATGGAAGTGAAGCGAACTTGGATCTGTCTAAGGGAATGTATGATGCTGGGGATCATATGAAATTTGGTTTTCCAATGGCTTTTACTGCGACAGTCTTATCTTGGTCTATTCTTGAGTATGGAGATCAGATGGATGCAGTTGGTCAATTGGATCCTGCTAAAGATTCTTTGAAGTGGATTACCGACTATCTTATCAATGCGCATCCTTCAGAAAATGTGCTGTACATTCAG GTTGGAGATCCTGAAGTAGATCATGCCTGTTGGGATAGGCCTGAAACCATGGCAGAGAAGAGGCCGCTCATACAGATCAATGCCTCTGTTCCAGGAACAGATGTAGCAGCAGAAACTGCTGCAGCTATGGCTTCAGCATCTCTTGTATACAAGAAATCTGATCCCTCCTATTCAAGCAAGCTTCTTAAACATGCTGAAGAATTGTTTTCCTTTGCTGATGAGAATCGAGGTATATACAGTATTAATATTCCTGAAGTCCAGACCTACTACAATTCATCGGGATATGGAGATGAGCTTCTATGGGCTGCTAGCTGGCTGTACCATGCAACCCAGGATGAAACCTATCTTGATTATGTAGCTGGAAGCAATGGTAAACTGTATGCAAAATGGGGAAGTCCTACCTGGTTTAGTTGGGATGACAAGCATGCAGCAACTCAA GTTTTACTGTCTCGTTTGAACTTCTTTGGCTCCGAAAGCGCTTCAAAGTCGGTTCAAGTTTACAAGAAAACAGCTGAAGCTGTCATGTGTGGTCTAATCCCAGAGTCTCCAACAGCAACAAGCAGCAGAACAGACA ATGGTCTCATATGGGTCAGCGAATGGAATTCTCTGCAGCATCCTGTGTCTTCAGCATTCTTAGCTTCTCTTTACAGCGATTACATGCTTACCTCCAGAACTGCAAAATTTTCTTGCAATGGAGACTCCTACACACCAGCAGACCTACGAAAATTTGCCAAATCTCAG GCTGATTATGTGTTGGGCAACAATCCTTTGAAAATGAGCTATCTCGTGGGATATGGTGACAAATTCCCACAATATGTTCACCACAGAGGTGCATCAATCCCAGCTGATGCCAAAACCAAGTGTAAAGATGGCTTCAAGTGGCTCGACTCCACTGAACCCAACCCAAATATAGCTTATGGAGCTCTTGTTGGCGGTCCTTTCCTCAACGACACCTATATAGACTCACGAAACAATTCAATGCAAGGGGAACCAAGCACATATAACAGTGCTCTTGTCGTTGGCCTGCTATCGAGTTTAGTTACCACCTCCTCAGCAGTCCAGTCCTTCACCTAA
- the LOC103503886 gene encoding cytokinin riboside 5'-monophosphate phosphoribohydrolase LOG7-like isoform X1 translates to METHQLFQTKTNSRFKRICVFCGSSPGKNPSYQLAALQLAQQLVERNIDLVYGGGSIGLMGLVSQAVHDGGCHVLGVIPKTLMLRELTGETVGEVRPVSGMHQRKAEMAKQADAFIALPGGYGTLEELLEVITWAQLGIHHKPVGLLNVDGYYNALLSFIDKAVAEGFITPAARNIIVSAQTAQELIFKLEDYKPKHCGVEGW, encoded by the exons ATGGAAACTCATCAACTCTTTCAAACCAAAACCAACTCTAGATTTAAACGAATTTGTGTTTTCTGTGGTAGCAGCCCCGGCAAGAACCCATCCTATCAACTCGCTGCTCTTCAACTAGCTCAACAACTC GTGGAAAGAAACATTGACTTGGTTTATGGAGGAGGGAGCATCGGCCTCATGGGTTTAGTCTCTCAAGCCGTGCATGATGGTGGTTGCCACGTATTAGG TGTGATTCCGAAAACGCTGATGTTAAGAGAG CTCACCGGAGAAACGGTGGGAGAAGTGCGACCTGTATCCGGCATGCACCAACGTAAAGCTGAGATGGCCAAACAAGCTGACGCATTTATTGCCTTACCAG GTGGGTATGGCACTCTAGAGGAGCTACTTGAAGTAATCACTTGGGCTCAACTTGGAATCCATCATAAACCC GTTGGGCTGTTGAACGTTGACGGCTATTACAACGCCCTTCTCTCTTTTATAGACAAAGCAGTGGCTGAAGGTTTTATAACACCAGCTGCTCGTAACATTATTGTTTCTGCCCAAACTGCCCAAGAACTCATCTTCAAGCTTGAG GATTACAAGCCCAAGCACTGCGGAGTTGAAGGCTGGTGA
- the LOC103503886 gene encoding cytokinin riboside 5'-monophosphate phosphoribohydrolase LOG7-like isoform X2, whose amino-acid sequence METHQLFQTKTNSRFKRICVFCGSSPGKNPSYQLAALQLAQQLVERNIDLVYGGGSIGLMGLVSQAVHDGGCHVLGVIPKTLMLRELTGETVGEVRPVSGMHQRKAEMAKQADAFIALPGGYGTLEELLEVITWAQLGIHHKPVGLLNVDGYYNALLSFIDKAVAEGFITPAARNIIVSAQTAQELIFKLEFDF is encoded by the exons ATGGAAACTCATCAACTCTTTCAAACCAAAACCAACTCTAGATTTAAACGAATTTGTGTTTTCTGTGGTAGCAGCCCCGGCAAGAACCCATCCTATCAACTCGCTGCTCTTCAACTAGCTCAACAACTC GTGGAAAGAAACATTGACTTGGTTTATGGAGGAGGGAGCATCGGCCTCATGGGTTTAGTCTCTCAAGCCGTGCATGATGGTGGTTGCCACGTATTAGG TGTGATTCCGAAAACGCTGATGTTAAGAGAG CTCACCGGAGAAACGGTGGGAGAAGTGCGACCTGTATCCGGCATGCACCAACGTAAAGCTGAGATGGCCAAACAAGCTGACGCATTTATTGCCTTACCAG GTGGGTATGGCACTCTAGAGGAGCTACTTGAAGTAATCACTTGGGCTCAACTTGGAATCCATCATAAACCC GTTGGGCTGTTGAACGTTGACGGCTATTACAACGCCCTTCTCTCTTTTATAGACAAAGCAGTGGCTGAAGGTTTTATAACACCAGCTGCTCGTAACATTATTGTTTCTGCCCAAACTGCCCAAGAACTCATCTTCAAGCTTGAG TTTGACTTTTAA